In a single window of the Chloroherpetonaceae bacterium genome:
- the purL gene encoding phosphoribosylformylglycinamidine synthase subunit PurL — translation MTEPTVTLELAKQHGLLEEEYEKILQILGRTPTYTELGIFAVMWSEHCSYKNSIAVLRTLPRSGKHLLAKAGEENAGLVDIGDGLAVAFKIESHNHPSAIEPYQGAATGVGGIHRDIFTMGARPIAALNSLRFGNPADARVQYLLEGVVRGIGDYGNSFGVATVAGEVYFDDCYQYNPLVNAMSVGIVEHHKVARAIASGEGNPVLIVGAATGRDGIHGATFASEELSEASEDKRPSVQVGDPFTEKLLLEATLEAIESGYVVGIQDMGAAGLTCSSSEMSARAIEKTGIGGMELNLDLVPTREKNMTAYEIMLSESQERMLIVAKKGYEQKIIDIFAKWDLSAVVIGKVTSDGMLRVWHHGELKAEIPAPALVLGGGAPVYYRDAKEKKPDVKFPPLKPDTEIDFQKEIFAMLARPNIASKHWIFEQYDTMVRTNTVVGAGIADAAVVRIKGTTKALAMKIDCNAKYVYLNPRRGAQIAVAECARNIACTGAKPLAITNCLNFGNPYKPEVYFQFKEAVAGMGEACTKFETPVTGGNVSFYNESTLGGESIAVYPTPTIGMIGLIENVEHIITATFKEENDAIYLIGEVATDLNGSEFIAYYYGELGTDAPPCDLDREKALQDFLVEAARQKLLRSAHDISDGGLVVALAECAMMNSEHQMGFEVNLTAEQTDTAIQSVLFSEAQGRVVVSVAPEKQAELELLLEQFQLPYQKVGRTQRRVAMLSVNGKVVLNAQVEELHKAYFFALESRLTEPRTV, via the coding sequence ATGACCGAACCCACCGTTACGCTCGAGCTTGCTAAGCAGCACGGTTTACTGGAAGAAGAATACGAGAAGATTTTGCAAATACTGGGGCGCACGCCAACCTATACGGAGCTGGGTATCTTTGCCGTAATGTGGTCAGAGCACTGCAGCTACAAAAATTCAATTGCGGTGCTAAGAACCTTACCACGAAGTGGGAAACACCTACTTGCTAAAGCAGGTGAAGAAAATGCTGGACTGGTAGATATTGGTGATGGTTTAGCAGTGGCGTTCAAGATTGAATCGCACAATCACCCTTCTGCGATTGAGCCGTATCAAGGTGCAGCGACGGGGGTCGGCGGCATTCATCGGGATATTTTCACAATGGGCGCTCGACCAATTGCTGCACTGAACTCGCTGCGGTTCGGTAACCCGGCTGATGCACGCGTGCAGTATTTGTTGGAAGGGGTCGTGCGTGGCATCGGCGATTATGGCAATTCATTTGGCGTTGCAACCGTCGCCGGTGAGGTCTACTTTGACGACTGCTACCAGTATAACCCTCTTGTGAATGCAATGTCCGTAGGGATTGTGGAGCATCACAAAGTGGCGCGGGCCATTGCAAGCGGCGAGGGCAATCCCGTCTTGATTGTAGGCGCAGCAACAGGGCGAGACGGCATTCACGGCGCTACATTTGCATCAGAAGAGCTGTCTGAGGCATCAGAAGACAAGCGCCCAAGTGTGCAGGTCGGAGACCCCTTTACTGAAAAACTCCTACTGGAAGCGACACTCGAGGCAATTGAGAGCGGCTATGTAGTTGGCATTCAGGATATGGGAGCAGCAGGACTAACTTGCTCTTCATCTGAGATGTCGGCACGCGCAATTGAAAAAACGGGCATCGGCGGAATGGAACTAAATCTTGACCTTGTGCCCACACGAGAAAAAAATATGACCGCTTACGAAATAATGCTCTCTGAGTCGCAGGAGCGAATGCTGATTGTGGCAAAGAAAGGCTACGAGCAAAAGATTATTGACATTTTTGCAAAGTGGGACCTCAGTGCCGTCGTAATTGGCAAGGTGACAAGTGATGGAATGCTGCGCGTATGGCATCACGGAGAACTTAAGGCTGAAATTCCAGCGCCAGCACTGGTCTTAGGGGGCGGAGCACCTGTCTATTACCGTGACGCGAAGGAAAAAAAGCCAGATGTGAAGTTCCCGCCACTCAAGCCAGACACTGAGATAGACTTCCAGAAAGAAATTTTTGCGATGCTGGCTCGCCCCAACATTGCCAGCAAACACTGGATATTTGAGCAATACGACACAATGGTGCGTACTAACACAGTCGTAGGAGCAGGTATTGCGGATGCAGCTGTAGTTAGAATCAAAGGCACAACAAAAGCCTTAGCAATGAAGATCGACTGCAACGCAAAGTATGTCTACCTCAATCCGCGTCGTGGAGCACAAATTGCTGTAGCAGAATGTGCACGTAACATTGCTTGTACAGGCGCAAAACCGCTTGCCATCACAAACTGTCTCAATTTTGGCAACCCTTACAAACCAGAGGTTTATTTTCAGTTCAAGGAAGCAGTCGCAGGAATGGGTGAAGCCTGCACAAAATTTGAAACGCCCGTTACAGGTGGCAATGTCAGCTTCTACAATGAATCCACGCTTGGTGGAGAAAGCATCGCCGTCTATCCGACCCCAACAATCGGAATGATAGGACTGATTGAAAATGTCGAGCATATCATAACAGCCACCTTCAAAGAGGAAAACGATGCAATCTATCTCATCGGGGAAGTTGCGACAGATCTAAATGGGTCAGAGTTTATTGCTTACTACTACGGTGAGCTTGGGACGGATGCGCCGCCATGCGACCTCGATAGAGAAAAGGCTTTGCAAGATTTTCTGGTCGAGGCTGCAAGGCAAAAGCTGCTGCGTTCAGCGCACGATATCTCGGACGGAGGCTTAGTTGTAGCATTGGCGGAGTGCGCAATGATGAATAGTGAGCACCAAATGGGCTTTGAAGTGAATTTGACTGCAGAGCAAACCGATACAGCAATTCAGAGCGTACTATTCTCAGAAGCACAAGGACGTGTGGTGGTGAGCGTCGCACCCGAAAAGCAAGCTGAACTGGAGTTACTGCTGGAGCAGTTCCAACTGCCATACCAAAAAGTAGGACGCACGCAAAGAAGGGTCGCTATGCTCTCGGTAAACGGCAAAGTGGTTCTGAACGCGCAGGTAGAAGAGCTACATAAAGCTTACTTCTTTGCACTGGAAAGCAGGCTGACAGAGCCAAGGACGGTTTAG
- a CDS encoding metalloregulator ArsR/SmtB family transcription factor, producing the protein MPQRHSKYAAHVAEMTDEKLAQVAARFRVLGEPARLKILRTICSEEKNVQQIVAETQMGQANVSKHLSLMYEHGIVERRKEGLNCYYRLADDTIFEICQIASKGVERNLLTKLRQFQLKT; encoded by the coding sequence ATGCCACAACGACATTCTAAATACGCAGCGCACGTTGCGGAAATGACCGACGAAAAGCTCGCTCAGGTCGCAGCACGCTTCCGTGTGCTTGGCGAGCCAGCTCGTCTGAAAATTCTCCGCACAATCTGCAGCGAAGAAAAAAATGTGCAACAAATCGTTGCAGAAACCCAGATGGGTCAAGCTAATGTCTCTAAGCATCTTTCGCTGATGTATGAGCACGGCATCGTAGAGCGGCGTAAAGAAGGTCTTAATTGCTACTACAGGCTTGCTGACGATACAATCTTTGAAATCTGCCAGATTGCTTCCAAAGGCGTGGAACGCAACTTGCTCACTAAGCTGCGCCAGTTTCAGCTAAAGACATAG
- a CDS encoding sterol desaturase family protein, with translation MKLYVSNKNESPRMFENDFVDALSRWHWTSPLWVYVPLVLVLVYISVASYSVSVGVTVLLLVAGMVAWTFTEYTLHRFVFHYKPKSAWGKRIIWILHGVHHDYPSDAWRLVMPLPVSLPLAVVFYTLFYFTIGETLAPAFMAGFVTGYLIYDIGHYAVHHFPIKGGIWGYLRRHHMRHHFQSPNEGYGVSSPLWDYVFRTHFKAAPKRAEDLTD, from the coding sequence ATGAAGCTTTACGTGTCCAATAAAAACGAATCCCCCCGTATGTTTGAAAATGATTTTGTCGATGCCCTGTCGCGCTGGCACTGGACATCGCCACTCTGGGTATATGTGCCGCTTGTGCTGGTGTTAGTGTATATCTCAGTTGCCAGCTACAGCGTGAGCGTTGGGGTAACAGTGCTGCTGCTTGTGGCAGGCATGGTTGCGTGGACATTTACCGAATACACACTGCATCGCTTCGTGTTTCACTACAAGCCAAAATCAGCATGGGGGAAGCGAATAATCTGGATTCTGCACGGTGTGCACCACGACTATCCCAGTGATGCGTGGCGGCTGGTGATGCCACTACCCGTGAGCTTGCCACTGGCTGTGGTGTTCTATACACTCTTTTACTTTACGATAGGTGAGACGCTGGCGCCTGCATTTATGGCCGGGTTTGTAACTGGCTACCTCATTTACGACATTGGACATTACGCCGTGCATCACTTCCCAATTAAGGGAGGTATTTGGGGATACCTCCGCCGTCATCACATGCGGCATCACTTCCAGTCGCCAAATGAGGGTTATGGGGTTAGCTCGCCGCTATGGGACTACGTGTTCCGCACGCACTTCAAGGCTGCACCCAAGAGAGCAGAAGACTTGACGGATTGA
- a CDS encoding RNA polymerase subunit sigma-24, with amino-acid sequence MSFQLEANQPAMIDRIDDVYNLAYWMCGNEATAGMLVSQTYLQGGRSETAVGLFKAFRNAYLRSFGQEATIEQDPSVIVDDQEVARAMITKAADFKMAMLLAEIAGLSHTEIAQVIEQPLTTVRLWLHWGRKLVCQEATEKVN; translated from the coding sequence ATGAGCTTTCAACTCGAAGCAAACCAGCCTGCGATGATAGACCGCATTGATGATGTCTATAACTTGGCATATTGGATGTGTGGCAATGAAGCGACGGCAGGTATGCTAGTAAGTCAAACTTACCTGCAAGGTGGCAGAAGTGAAACAGCCGTAGGGCTTTTCAAAGCGTTTCGCAATGCCTACCTGCGTTCTTTCGGTCAGGAAGCAACAATTGAGCAAGACCCGAGCGTGATCGTCGATGACCAAGAAGTCGCACGCGCAATGATTACCAAAGCAGCTGACTTCAAGATGGCAATGCTTTTGGCAGAGATAGCTGGACTTTCACACACTGAGATTGCGCAGGTCATAGAGCAGCCACTGACCACCGTGCGACTCTGGTTGCACTGGGGACGAAAACTGGTCTGCCAAGAAGCAACTGAAAAGGTGAACTGA
- the nspC gene encoding carboxynorspermidine decarboxylase, whose protein sequence is MAIDFSCVPNPCYVIEEARLRQNLETISYVAKSAGVEIILALKGFALWKTFPIVRQYVRTATASSLNEARLCVETFGEKAHIYCVAIDDRDIDALLDCASHITFNSFSQFERFKHKARAKGVSIGLRVNPEHREVQTDLYNPCSPYSRLGLTAEHFQNGLPSEIEGLHLHGLCENDSFASERMLNAFEEKFGKLFSQLRWVNLGGGHLITRKGYDTAHFISVLKAFKARYPHLQVILEPGGAFAWQTGYLVSKVLDIVENRGVKTAIVNVSFTDHMPDCLEMPYKPSILGAIPEYRKGLCNYRIGGLSCLAGDFMTEYAFEKPLQVGDLIVFEDMIHYTIVKTTMFNGISHPALGMWTADNQFTLFRSFDYEDYKNRMS, encoded by the coding sequence ATGGCAATTGATTTTTCGTGTGTGCCCAATCCGTGCTATGTGATTGAGGAAGCGCGCCTCAGACAAAATCTGGAAACGATTTCCTACGTTGCAAAGTCTGCTGGCGTAGAAATTATCCTTGCCTTGAAAGGTTTTGCACTTTGGAAAACTTTTCCCATCGTGCGCCAATATGTGCGCACCGCAACGGCAAGCTCTCTCAATGAAGCCCGACTTTGCGTGGAAACCTTTGGTGAAAAAGCGCACATTTATTGCGTGGCAATTGATGACCGAGACATTGATGCGCTGCTGGACTGTGCCTCGCACATTACATTTAACTCCTTTTCGCAGTTTGAGCGCTTCAAGCATAAAGCCCGTGCTAAAGGCGTCAGCATTGGCCTTCGTGTCAATCCTGAGCATCGTGAAGTACAAACTGACCTTTACAATCCCTGCTCGCCTTATTCGCGCTTAGGTTTGACGGCTGAGCATTTTCAGAATGGATTGCCCTCAGAAATTGAAGGCTTGCATCTGCACGGACTTTGCGAAAACGATTCCTTTGCCTCAGAACGAATGCTTAACGCCTTTGAAGAGAAGTTCGGCAAGCTATTTTCGCAGCTTAGGTGGGTTAATTTAGGTGGCGGGCATCTTATTACGCGCAAAGGCTACGACACGGCACATTTTATCTCTGTGCTGAAAGCCTTCAAGGCGCGTTATCCACATCTGCAAGTTATTTTAGAGCCCGGCGGCGCGTTTGCTTGGCAAACTGGCTACCTTGTTAGCAAAGTTCTCGATATCGTTGAGAATCGTGGCGTCAAGACCGCTATCGTCAATGTCTCCTTTACCGACCACATGCCTGATTGCTTGGAGATGCCTTACAAGCCCAGCATTTTGGGCGCAATTCCAGAGTATCGCAAGGGACTTTGCAACTACCGAATTGGCGGACTGTCGTGTTTAGCTGGTGATTTTATGACAGAGTATGCTTTCGAGAAACCCCTACAAGTCGGAGACCTTATTGTGTTCGAGGATATGATTCATTACACCATCGTCAAAACCACGATGTTCAACGGCATCTCACATCCAGCTCTCGGAATGTGGACAGCAGACAATCAGTTTACTCTTTTCCGTTCTTTTGATTATGAGGACTACAAAAACCGAATGAGTTAA